Genomic segment of Passer domesticus isolate bPasDom1 chromosome 4, bPasDom1.hap1, whole genome shotgun sequence:
aagcaattttctgtGACTTGACCTACTGATCTTGGGTTTCATTCCTTCTCTGTGTTGCAGAAACTGGTTGCAGATCCCTGAGCAAACACAggtctgaaaaataaaaccaaagagaCTGGTGAAGGTTTTGCCAGTACTTCAGGGTTGCCCATTTCAATAAATCTTCTGTATGTTTTATGTTCTTCCATTGAATCATCTTCTAGAGTGATAAAATTCAATTTCAGATTAAATTCTAGAAGTCAAATTTTTACTTTGCCAGGAGTAAATCCTAGGGACTTAATCTGTGtcttcttttttattccttGAGACTCACCAGTGGAATCTGGTTTGCCCTGAGGGCCCTGCTGACTGAGCAGCCCCGTTTCATGCCCTCAGCCTAAGCCATGTGaaagcagctgatgctgcacCGTGCTGGAGAGGTGCCAAAAGCCAGCCTAAATCCCCTCTTATCTCTAGTTTCAGAATGGCTGCGGTTGCTGCCTTTCCTGGGCGTGCTGGCCTTGCTCGGGTACCTCGCTGTGCGCCCCTTCCTCCCCAAGAAGAAACAGCAGAAGGATAGCTTGATTAACCTCAAGATCCAGAAGGAAAATCCCAAAGTAGTGAATGAGATCAACATTGAAGATCTGTGCCTCACTAAAGCTTACTGCAGGTGTTGGCGTTCGAAGACGGTAAggcactgtgctgctgcaggattaGAGATTGAAACTTGGCTATTTTTATCAGTGCTTTGGTGGTGGGTTGCCCTGTGTTGAGCTGTTGCCTTTGTCTGGAATTAGAACATGTTCCTGAACTTTGTGGAATGGCACAAACCCGTCTACATGAAGAAAGCAACTGCAGAAACTTGAAACACAGTAGTGTTTCTCTAGAAATGTTTAGAGAGGGACCACATGTGAGTGAGaataaaaccaagcaaaccTGTTTTACTATTTGGAAATACATTGCAACTAATTAAGAGATAACTACTCTTATTTTGCTTAGAAATTTGTTCATACTGGAATGAAATAAGGCTGGGCCTGTGTTGGTGATTCCCATCTGGTCCAGAGCAGTGAGATAACTGGTTGGGATATTCCATATCCCCCAAATCAACTAGATGTAAATGAGTGTATTTCATCTTGTCTCAATTTTCATTTCCTGATTCAATTTTCAGTGTCCTGACCATagtctggttttgttttccctggaccaaatgctttccttttttaataaaaacagaaaagtCTGCCCTGAACTGAAGAAGCTTACTCAGCTATTCTCACTTTGGACTAATCACTTCAGCCAAGTATTTCAGCTTCTCTTAAAAAAGTACTTTCTGGTTGCAAATGACTAAATCTATTAAGAGCACTCTTAATAGTTGCACGGTAAATCCATTTGTAGCTGTGATGGCTGTTTTGTTTGCTGTTCTTTGATGGAAAACGCTTTGTCCCTGACTTTGTGGCTAGGAACAGCTATTTTAGGATCTCACAAACTTAGTTACCCATTAACTGTGTTTGTTGTCCTGTGTCTGATAGGAGACAGGGAGTTTGATGTTGAACCAGGACATCACAGGAGGAACTAGGAACATTATCAGAGCACTCGGGGTGTAGGAAGAAATACAGAGATCACTATGCAACTGCTGTACAGAATTGTGCTAATtccttgtgtttgtttttttttttcagttccctGTCTGTGATGGCTCCCACAACAAGCACAATGAATTAACAGGAGATAATGTAGGTCCACTAATACTCAAGAAGAAAGAAGTATAGCAGATGCTTAATCTAGGTCGTAACTGATAAAAAATCTTTTATACTGTTGTAGTTGCAAGGAACAGCATTTTGTTATGTGATTGGTATGATTTAGTTTGATGATTGCTGTAGATTTATTTTTGGAATAAATTACATTTAGACAGTGATGAATTTGTCACTGTTTTGGTACCCTATTCTGAGAAGAATTTTGCCTGCTATGTAAAACTGTAAAGTACCTATCTCTGTAAATAAGTCGTTTATTTCAATAATAAATTGACTTTCTACAACTAAGCCTTTTTTGTATAAACATACAATTATAAAACTGTCACTCTTTCCAGTGCATTTTTCTGTTGAGTTTGTTCTCAAGACAAGTCATATTTTACTTTGCTTTTCAGCAACTTTCTCCTTTGTGAATGTATTTGCAGGCAGCAGATCAGTGTTAAGTCATGCAATCTGAAGGTCTGGCCTGTGTGGTGCCTAAGTGGGCAGTTTGTCGGTCTTAAACAAAGCAGCCCAGCTCAGACAAACCCCACACTGCTGGAAAGCTTCACACAGCATCCCAGGTGGAATGCTGGCAGTTCCAGGCCATATGTAAATCAAACTATTGAGGTCACGACCACCATTACCCTTGTATTTTGGGCCCTGTGTTGATGGTAAGGAAACACAAATTTGCCTCCTGCTAGTTCCCTTGCACCACAGCCACTACttttttaatgggaattttCAAGGGATGAATGGGTTAAGAGACAGAactgaggatgcagagctgagctgttcTCTTGGCTTGTTACCCATTCAGAATTATTATTTAGGCAAGTCAGAACATTGCTGTGCTGAGGCTTAAGTTCAGATGCAGATAATTACTACTTGCCTAACTGCTAGATTTCTAATTAATTATTCTGAAGTGCTTAATTCTCCCATGAAATAGTGTATccatcattttaaaaataaaaatttgatcTGTGCTACAGTTTTAGACAAAGGTACCATGACAGATCTCACCCATTCCTTAacagcatttcatttgatccatTGTTAGGTTGGAAGCCCCAGAGCTGTTGCCAAAGCTGATCACCACAGTGCTGAAACAGAAAGCGAGTCAGAAAGCTGCTCTCACACATGAGGgctcttgcagcagcagcagagttaAGGTAGATCATTCCTCCTCCATTTGTGAGTTGTAGTTCAAGGTTCCAAAACCTCTTGCCTTGCAGCAAAAGTGGCAGATTAGGATGTGACTGTGTGTTAAATGCCTGCTTTTACAAAGTGTGTAACAGAACCATGGTATAATGTTTATTGTTTAAATGCTTCATGGCGGTCTTACCTCAATACATTTATAGTTTGCTCATCCATTAGGATATAAACAtttttaacaaagaaaaatattaaaggtAAGTGTCTTACACTGTTTTCACTTACAGATGTATATAGAATACCAATTGCCAGTtcttgggtttggtgaagaaattACTGTGAAATGTAAAGCTCTatctttgactttttttttcagggtttAAAAACCACAGTCTACTGTAGCAGACTTGTTAGACACAGGCCTGTATGTGCTTCCAGCTTTTATCAGGATACTTCTGTGTTCAAACAGTTTGGTTTCCTCTGAAATCACTACCAAACCTGTTAAATTAAGAGAAACCTTATTAAAGTGAGTAATACAGCAAagtagttttgtttctcaaaaaAAATACTCCTTGAAGAGAAGAACAGTGTAAGGTTTAACCTCTTCATTCCATCTTTAACACAGCTTAAGTAATTATTCCTACTTGCTCTTAGATGAGATAGTTTAACAGCAATATACAAACATGGCTATAGGATAAACAGGGAcagtttctttggttttttgtgcTTATGTCTCTAAGGGCATGGAACAAATTTGTAGTGTTGCAAGAGCATGTCAGAGTTCTTTTGTCTGACTTGGAACAACTACTAGACAGAGTAAATATAATTGAAGTGCAATTCACCAAAAATCTGATCTCTTGCActctttatttaaaaagcaagatACAGAAATTGCCATCCATTTTTGGCTCTATTACACCATGACTCTTTCACAGTTAATTTTAGACTTCAGTTTAAATTCCACAAACAGCTCAGTTTGGCTGAAAAAGAGAGATTAAGCAGTGATTATAATCACATCATCACCACATCCCCTGGCTTGTTTGACTCCCTGCTTGCAGACAGAcaatttctgtcttttcccaTATGCTGCCTGCTGTAACTGCCGGAtgctggctgctgggagcactTTCTGCTGTCAGACCTTTCTGCTGCAGAGGTTCTTGTGAACCTCCTGGAACAGCACGCTCAGACTTCCCCCACACTGTGCCTCTGATTATGTCTGCATGACAGCGGGACTCTGCTTATCAGTTACTGCACGTTGTGCTCTTATTTGATTTCCTGCAAATACGAGAATACCATGGCATAATGATTTAATTGGCTTGAATTTATGCCTTATTCAGTAACGATTTTCAAGGCATTTTGTTAAAAGGAAAGTGGTCTTTAATGTCACGCTTCACCCGCACTCTGATAAAAACTGAAATCTAATCTCTCAAAGTTAGTTGCCATTCAAAAGCAGCTGAAACTGTCATGATACTTACTAAAAAACCCTAGTGTCTTAAGTTCTTAGTCCTGATAGATCATTTAACAAAAAGATGcaagtgttttctttctttctggacGATAAGGAGAGGGAACATTATAAAGCATTAAAGCTTTTAATTTTAGATCTGCAGGTCTATGTAATAGCTTCAACTTTTTGAAGATCTAATGAAAGCTGGGAGAAAGGGGTCTCATGAAAAATACTGACATAAAAtggcagggaaagaaaaatctatTCAATCTCACTTAGATTAACAAAAAAGATGACAAGTTTTCATTGGTATAGCTTATTCAGGCACTCAGAATTGTGGAAGTGATCTAATCTATAACTGAGAGTGCACTGAGGTTAAAGGAACAGGTAAATCCCATTTATGACACGCTGTTTTGCTGGGGAGGAAGTGTTAGAGGCTATCACAAACAGGAGCTCTTCATCAGAGTTTGCTTTCATACTGAAGGCTGGGTCCAAATGTAATCCTTACAACATCACATTGTGTTATTGAACAGAATGTTATTGAACACATTCCAAATTTGGCATAATGATCCCTGTGGGAGGATTCTACTTTTTATACAGCTTTACAAAAAAGTGAACTCCTGTAAGTTT
This window contains:
- the CISD2 gene encoding CDGSH iron-sulfur domain-containing protein 2, whose translation is MVLETLARIVKVQLPAYLKRLPLPESVGGFLRLTVSEWLRLLPFLGVLALLGYLAVRPFLPKKKQQKDSLINLKIQKENPKVVNEINIEDLCLTKAYCRCWRSKTFPVCDGSHNKHNELTGDNVGPLILKKKEV